From Streptomyces sp. NBC_00683, one genomic window encodes:
- a CDS encoding P-II family nitrogen regulator yields MKLITAVVKPHRLDEIKEALQAFGVQGLTVTEASGYGRQRGHTEVYRGAEYTVDLVPKIRIEVLVEDEDAEQLIDVVVKAARTGKIGDGKVWSVPVETAIRVRTGERGPDAL; encoded by the coding sequence ATGAAGCTCATCACCGCAGTCGTGAAGCCACACAGGCTGGACGAGATCAAGGAGGCCCTCCAGGCCTTCGGCGTCCAGGGCCTCACGGTCACGGAGGCCAGCGGCTACGGGCGGCAGCGCGGACACACCGAGGTCTACCGGGGCGCCGAGTACACCGTCGACCTCGTACCTAAGATCCGCATCGAGGTCCTCGTCGAGGACGAGGACGCCGAACAGCTCATCGACGTGGTCGTCAAGGCCGCCCGGACGGGCAAGATCGGTGACGGCAAGGTCTGGAGCGTCCCCGTCGAGACCGCGATCCGCGTACGGACCGGCGAACGCGGCCCGGACGCACTCTGA
- a CDS encoding ammonium transporter — protein sequence MPPGITTLAADAPTLSAANTGFMLICSAMVMLMTPGLAFFYGGMVRVKSTLNMLMMSFISLGIVTILWVLYGFSLAFGADVGSFIGWSSDFVGLSGIGVNELWDGYTIPIYVFAVFQLMFAVLTPALISGALADRVKFTSWALFVALWVTVVYFPVAHWVWGAGGWLFELGVIDFAGGTAVHINAGAAALGVILVIGKRVGFKKDPMRPHSLPLVMLGAALLWFGWFGFNAGSWLGNDDGVGAVMFVNTQVATGAAVLGWLAYEKIRHGSFTTLGAASGAVAGLVAITPAGGAVSPLGAIAIGVIAGVLCAMAVGLKYKFGYDDSLDVVGVHLVGGVIGSLLVGLFATGGVQSDVKGLFYGGGLDQLGKQAVGVFAVLAYSLVVSAILAFLLDKTIGMRVSEDDEISGIDQVEHAETAYDFSGAGGGAATRSTPPAPGATAAPTNKKVDA from the coding sequence ATGCCCCCAGGCATCACGACGCTTGCCGCAGACGCCCCGACGCTGTCTGCCGCCAACACCGGGTTCATGCTCATCTGCTCCGCGATGGTGATGCTGATGACCCCGGGCCTGGCCTTCTTCTACGGAGGCATGGTCCGCGTCAAGAGCACCCTGAACATGCTGATGATGAGCTTCATCAGCCTCGGGATCGTCACGATCCTGTGGGTGCTCTACGGATTCAGCCTCGCCTTCGGCGCCGACGTCGGCTCCTTCATCGGCTGGAGCTCGGACTTCGTCGGCCTCAGCGGGATCGGCGTCAACGAGCTCTGGGACGGCTACACCATCCCGATCTACGTCTTCGCCGTCTTCCAGCTGATGTTCGCCGTGCTCACCCCGGCCCTCATCAGCGGTGCCCTCGCCGACAGGGTCAAGTTCACCTCCTGGGCCCTGTTCGTCGCGCTGTGGGTCACCGTCGTCTACTTCCCGGTCGCGCACTGGGTCTGGGGCGCCGGCGGCTGGCTCTTCGAGCTGGGTGTCATCGACTTCGCCGGTGGTACCGCGGTCCACATCAACGCGGGTGCCGCGGCCCTCGGCGTGATCCTGGTCATCGGCAAGCGGGTCGGCTTCAAGAAGGACCCGATGCGGCCGCACAGCCTGCCGCTCGTCATGCTCGGTGCCGCGCTCCTGTGGTTCGGCTGGTTCGGCTTCAACGCCGGCTCGTGGCTCGGCAACGACGACGGTGTCGGCGCGGTCATGTTCGTCAACACCCAGGTCGCCACCGGTGCGGCAGTCCTGGGCTGGCTCGCCTACGAGAAGATCCGCCACGGCTCCTTCACCACCCTGGGTGCGGCGTCCGGCGCCGTGGCAGGCCTCGTCGCCATCACCCCGGCGGGCGGCGCCGTCAGCCCGCTCGGCGCCATCGCGATCGGCGTCATCGCCGGTGTCCTGTGCGCCATGGCGGTCGGCCTCAAGTACAAGTTCGGCTACGACGACTCCCTGGACGTCGTCGGCGTCCACCTCGTCGGCGGTGTCATCGGCTCCCTCCTCGTCGGCCTCTTCGCCACCGGCGGTGTGCAGTCCGACGTCAAGGGCCTCTTCTACGGCGGCGGCCTCGACCAGCTCGGCAAGCAGGCCGTCGGAGTGTTCGCGGTCCTCGCGTACTCTCTGGTCGTCTCCGCGATCCTCGCCTTCCTGCTGGACAAGACGATCGGTATGCGGGTCTCCGAGGACGACGAGATCTCGGGCATCGACCAGGTCGAACACGCCGAGACCGCGTACGACTTCAGCGGCGCCGGCGGCGGCGCGGCCACGCGCAGCACACCTCCGGCGCCCGGCGCCACGGCAGCTCCGACGAACAAGAAGGTGGACGCATGA